The genomic window AATCCCGAGATGCGGCCGGAGTATTCCTAGCCGATCTGGATGCCCGACAAGACGGCCAACCCAggccagagccagaaggagaTATGGAAAAACTACAAATAGGGCCAACCAAAGATGAATACACCTTCATTAATAGGAACCTCCCATATGACCTCAAAGAGGAACTCTCTCAACTCCTGAAACAAAATAGAGACCTGTTTGCATTcacaccagccgacatgccgggaataAACCCCGACCTAATGTCTCACCGTCTAGCCGTGGACCCCAAAGCTAAACCAGTAGcacaaaggagaagaaaaatgtcaCCGGACCGAGCCACCGAGGTTAAAAAATAAGTTAAAGCCCTACTCGAGGCCAACTTTATCCGAGAACTCCCCAACACGActtggctagccaacgtcgtactggtgaaaaaatctaatgggaaatggcgaatgtgcgtcgactacacggacctcaacaaggcttgtccGAAGGACGCCTTCCCCCTACCAAACATCGACGGATTGGTAGACGCTGCATCTGGTCAccgatacctcagcttcatggatgcatattccggatacaaccagaTTCTGATGCACCGACCAGACGAAGAGAAAACAGCGTTCATCACCCCAGACGGGACGTACTGCTACACAGTAATGCCCTTCGGTTTAAAAAATACCGGAGCAACCTATCAAAGACTGGTTAACAAGATATTCCGAGACTTATCCGGTAACAAattagaagtctacatagacgacatgctcgccaagACCGAATCCGGCGAACAACTAACTGACGACCTCAAGGtcataatgaacaccctacgaAAGCACCAAATGCGACTCAACCCGGCAAAATGTGCCTTCGGAATGGAGGCAGGGAAGTTCCTCGGCTTCATGATTACACAACGCGGAGTTGAAGCAAACCCAGAGAAATGTCGCGCCATCCTCGAGATGACGAGCCCCAAAAACCTTAAAGACATCCAAAGGCTTACCGGCCGACTGACGGCATTGTCACGCTTTCTCGGGGCTTCGGCCCAAAAAGCGACCCCTTTcttcaaactaatgaaaaaaGAAGCCCCTTTCAAATGGGAGACGgaatgcgaagaagcattccaacacttcaagagggtcctagcggaaccaccaatcctcgccaaaccccaaacagggAAAACACTTTACttatacctctccataacggaagaGGCACTCGCAGCAGCACTCGTCCGTGAAAACGAGAAAAAGGAACaaaaacccgtatacttcataagcaaagtcctacaagaTGCGGAAGCTCGCTACTCACGCTTAGAAAAGCTAGCTTTCACACTCCTTACAGCCTCCCGACGCCTACGACAATACTTCCAAGCTCATCCCGTGACGGTTCGAACCGACCAAGCGGTCAAACAGGTGTTGCAGAAACCCGACCTAGCAGGAAGAATGCTAGCGTGGTCCATCAAACTATCTCAATTCCAGATCAAATTCGAACCCCGAAATGCGATCAAAGTACAAGCTATGGCTGACTTCATCGCCGAGATGACCCCGGGAAAGCTCACCCCCGAATCATGGAAACTACATGTCGACGGCTCATCAAACTCCACCTACGGAGGCGCCGGAATCATACTTGAAACTCAAAACGAAATCACGATCGAACAGTCGGTACGATACGAATTTCCAgtatcaaacaaccaagcagaatacgaggccctctTGGCAGGCCTATCCTTAGCCCGGGAAGTCGGAGCAAAGGTCCTAGAAGTGAATACCGATTCACAGGTAGTCAGTTCCCaaattaacggagactaccagacacgagatcccctactccaacaatacctcgcCAAGGTAAACAAACTAAGAGAAGGATTCGAACACGTCACCATACAGCACGTCCCTAGGGAACGAAATGCCAGAGTAGACCTACTCTCTAagctagccagtaccaaacccgAACACGGTAACAAATCGTTAATCCAGGAAGTCGTCAAGACACCCTCCGTGTCAACAACAACCAACGCTCACCTGACAATCTCAAACCAGGGATCTTGGACCTACCCGATCCTGCAATACCTCATCGATGGAACACTGCCACCagaccccaaagaggaaaaacgaATAAAAAGGGAAGCTGCCAACTATACCATTGTCGCAGGACAGCTATACAAACGCGGATTCTCacaacccctgctcaaatgcaTCGAACCCGAGAACACGGTGTACATACTCCGTGAAATCCACGAAGGCTGCTGCGGTCACCACGTCGGAGGCAAGACTTTAGCCCAAAAAGTCATCAGAGCaggctacttctggcccacggttATCCGGGATTCCATACAAATAGTTAAAAACTGCGACAAATGCCAAAGACACGCCAATATCCACCAAGCCGCGCCGCACCAGCTCAGCACCATATCGGCAGAACGGCCGTTCGGCACTTGGGGCATCGACCTCGTCGGACCCTTCCCTACGGCACCTGGCCAACTCAGATacctcatcgtcgccatagactacTACACTAAATGGATCGAAGCCGAACCCCTGTCCTCCATAACGGCAACCCAATGCCGAAAATTCCTCTGGCGTCAGATCATCACCCGattcgggatccccgagatcgttatctcggacaacggaacccaattcACCGACAAAAAATTCAGAGAATTTTTAGAGGGGCTACGCGTATCCCACCGTTtcagctcggtagaacacccccagacAAACGGACAGGTGGAATCCGTAAACAAAATAATCGTCAAAGGACTTAAAAAGcggctcgacgaagccaaagggCTATGGGCCAACGAACTCGGGTCCGTCCTATGGTCATACCGAACCACACCTCAAACGACAACGGGAGAAACACCTTTCCGACTAACATACGGTGTCGAGGCGGTCATCCCGGTAGAGATCGGAGACCCAAGCCCCAGGAAAACGGTCGGAGGTAACGACGAggaagcagaacgagacctcatTGACGAAACCAGAAGCATAACCCATCTCAGGGAGCTAGCCCTAAAGCAAAGAATCAGCCTGAGATACAATCACGGAGTCATCCGGCGAGAATTCGCGGCCGACGACTTCGTCTTACGACGAAACGATATCGGTCccccgaccccaggagaaggaaagctcacCCCCAACTGGGAAGGACCATATAGAATCAAGGCTGTAATCGGAAAAGGAGCGTACAAACTCGAACGGCTCAACGGCGACGAAGTCCCGAGAACATGGAACGCCGCCAACTTGCAACGATACTACGCCTAGACCAACCTACAAAGGTCGCACCCTCGTCCTCATTTCTGTTTTTGTACTTCTCCTACCAGTTTACAAATTCTAAGGTTTTATTTCCCATCTAAGTTTTAAACTCGGGATATCCACAAAAGAACCCGACCAAACGACGGTCCGAGGAAACAAATGAAATACACACGAAATAGCCTAAAACGGAATACAGGATAGGCCCGGACGGCCCAAAAACAACAACGAAACATACAAAAGGCCCGAACGGCCAATAAGTACCATTAAAACGAAAATAAAGTGTTCCAAAATCAAAATACACGGCCCTTGGCCATCCGAAAATATCCAAAAGCACAGTTCAAAGAAAAAATCCAAAGAGATAAAAGTAAAAGCTACTCAAGGTCAACGATCTGGCCATCGCGAACAGTCTTGAAGGCCCCCATCACGGACATATCCACACCAGGAGCCAGCACTGAAGCTTGATCCCTCATCGTTTCCTCGGTAGCCGCAATTGCATCCTTCGCATCAGCTAGTAACTCCGTCTTCTCCCTCTTCAAGGCAGCAACCTCGGCCTTTAGAGCCTCCGACTCGGCGAGAAGCATGGCAGCCTGAGAACCCACATCGGAAGCCCGCTGCCGCTCCTCTGCCAACTGAGAGAGAAGCGAAGTTTCAACCTCGGCAAGTCGGAGAATCTCTGACCCGGCCTCCTCAGAAGACTTCACAGCCCTCTCCCTCGCAGCTTCGGCAGCCTCAAGTTCCCCCTTCAACTTGGCTACCTCAGCATGAGAATGACGAAGCTTCTTGTCCAGCAAACCGACCTGAGCCATCACAGGCTCAGCCTTCCGAACAACAAACGGCAGACCGGAGGAGAGCACGATACACCGACTTGGCCTGGAACGAAACATCGCAGCCATCAAAAAACGGCTCCGTTCCAGGCATCAAGTGTTGATCAATAAACCCCGGGGCATCGAAGCGTCGATCCATCACGCTGGGCACAAGACCCTCATCCTCAAAAGTCTCACTGCTCGGGTCCTCAGGCCTCtttctcttccgagaagcctcagcaGCCGTCACCACGACGACTTCAGTAGAGTTCGCAGGGCCAGGGGAAACTTGAGCATCGGCCCGCGCACCCGAGGAAATCACCTCCTGAGAAACCGGCTGAGACTCCACGGCAGGATTAGAAATAGGAGTAGCCGAGGACGACGACCCCTCCTCCTGGGCCATCGCCGCCTTCAGACGCGCCAAGGATGTCAagccaccagccatctcaactgcaaaggaaacaagaaacaaaaatccAAGTTACGAAAAcgggaaacaaaacataaaaacaagTAAAGAACGGACACACACCAACATACGACTGGCAAGCAACCGGATCACCCATCACGTCCCGAGGATTAAGAGGACGCTCCCCAAATAACTGCCACAGGACAAGAGCGATATCCCGCTCCTCCGAGGACAAGAACTCTTTCGAAACCCGAGTAAACACGGACGGACCAGCCTTAAAGTTCCAGTAAGTGGGGAACCGACGTTCACCCTCCAGCGTCAACCAAAAAGGGTGATGCCCCCTCGCGGGACGAACTTTAAAGTAACCACTCTTAAAACCATGGAAGGAGTCTTCATACAAACCGAAAACCCGACGGTGGGGCTGAGCTCGGAAAGATACATACcccttcttatgcttcccctccttagtcggaagagtacacaagaaaaggaaaagaaaaatatttactgaGGCAGGTAGCTCTAAATAATCACAAACAAGTTCAAAAGACCGTATTgccgcccagctgttcggatgtagCTGGGATGGCGCCACGGAGCACCGATTCAACAACTGCTGAACAAACGGAGAAAAGGGAAGCCGAACACCAAGCCGGGTGAACATCGCCTCATACACCCACATCCAATCCAGCACTGTCGGGGAGTCGAGATTAGTatagcaaaccctctcgtcaacccCAGGGAGGGCAAGCTCGTAGTGGCGTTCGGCATCGCCACCCCCACAAACAGCCCCTTCATCACGGAGCCGTTGGAGGTCCGCCTCCGTCATCCGTCGAAGGAAAGAAGCCACAGAAGAAGACCAACCGAAACCACAGAAAGCGAAAATGGAGAATGGGAAATGCTCTGGTTAGAAAAAGAGGCAATAGAGAAGTAAAAGCAGAACGAGGGAACTGAAGGAGGAAAACCAAAACGGTTTTTGAAAAAAGTAAAACGACGAAAATACCCTTTGAAAGCAAAACAAACGCAAGggcaaagaagaaaaagcacaagcCTGCAATAAATACCCCCTCGAAAAAGGTAACGCCTCGAAGAACGCAACAGACGCGACTAATACGAAAGAGTCACGTCAGACCTAAACGGTCAGACGAATCTTCCACGATACGAAGACCGAGGCACCGACCTCATCTCAAAGAAATCAGACGGGCACCCGAGGAAAAATCGAGCCCATAACAAACGtctcccagcgacagaccgacctcgctcgctctcccgctgcgggggcaactgttacggatccgacccacggatCCCGCATACCCGGTTACCCGGGGACAACCCGCTTCGACCCGAAGGCCCAAAAACCGGCCCTTCTAAGCCTCTAACCAACTTTCGAACCCAAATATCtctcttatcttagccaaataagataagataagatattcaccatcgcctataaataagaggacccaggtccctccaggtattcattcattcattcttcaTATCtcatacctcttagatccattctgacttgagcgtcggagtgtctttgtaggtaccacccTCCATCGCTCCAGTCAAGCAATCCGGTTCCAGCCTTGCCCGCGGATCCCCGATCCATCCTTCAAACCATACGAGAGACATCTCGTACATATTtcatataaagttgatagttgaaaacAGTTAAATGacttgactgatttgactaaatttttatttaaataattcttAATTATCAATTTCACGTAAATTAATTGTACTTGAGTTTCACCTTATTTAAAACtgatctatttatttatttttcaaaccaAACTGAAATTCATCTGAACGGGCTAATTCAAGTGAGTTAATTGGAAATTGATTATCTAACTGATTTGATTTAAACAATAAACTTGATTCTAAAAACTTATCAAAGAGTCGAtaaaatcattaaaaattcaGTAAATTAACTGCACAAGTctaattttttattgaaaattaattaaaagttaaTTTGTTTAAGAAAAGTAAtacatatattataaaaaataatattattttatttaatgggAGAATTTTGTGTGGACAAGGGGcaccaaaatttttgtaaaaatattagtaattctattttaaagaaaataaaattagtttGTTTGATTAAATTGATATACTTTCAATTTATGTATATGAGTTTTATGTCTATCtttattattcttttaaatattttatcctATCCTATTTGACATAACAAATagcatatttttaaattaacaacAAGTGACATATTTTTAAATCAACGttagaaattaaatatcattATAGTATTAACACTAAATTATATTTAGCTTCTCATATAATTTCatgcattattttatttttagaataataaaaattcaaattttagactGATGTGATTTCACATCCTTGCATTTTTGGCCCTCTTACATGGTTGTTGGCAAATTTCTCAATAATTTGATTTCATTGAAATGGCTAATTAATGATATACAACATGGAAAAtacaaatatactaaaaataatatttgcaTTTCGTGAAATGACCATCATTGCATTAATAATCAATTAATTGGAATGGGGTCGATGAGCGACAACTTGATTCTGTTTTCTGCTGTGTCATCAGGCCTTCCAAGTCCATCACCATATTGATAGGTGCAATGCGAAACCCGAGCCATGTTGATGGCTATTTCTTTGAAGGCATTCGGGTACGCAGACTCCAACACTACGTCTCTGTTCATCTTCTTCCACTCTTGGTCGATCAATTTTCCAAGGCTCTCCCGTGCTTCCTCCTCCGTTGTCCCATTCTCAGTCATGTACGACGTGATTGAGTTTGTCGTTTCACCTCTTTCGAGCTCCGCCTATGTTATTATCCAAAAAATCAGTTACTGAATCATcaattattcaaataaaatatatattaaaaaaattcaattaattttacgtaaaattgatttattaaataatttaataaatttaattattNNNNNNNNNNNNNNNNNNNNNNNNNNNNNNNNCGttcttaattatcaattttactGCGTTCAAATTTTTACATATGTTCTTTTGGACTAATTTAACCATGGTTAATTGTTACTTACCGCGGAGGTAGCGAGATCGTTGCAAAGCCTGAAAATGGCGCAAGAGGAGCGAACGATGCCATGGTAGTTGGTTATGGAGTCAATAGCCTGGCTTGTGATGTCTTGGGTGACAGAAAAGTAGCAAGGAGCAAGCAATGCCCCGCCGGATGAAGAAACGGATGCATTCCTTATGTAGGCATCGAAAGGTGGAATGATCTTGTTGTTGGACCACTTTGCTTCTTGCAAGAATGCTTTGCACAAGTCACTCCATGATTTTGCTAGATGTGGAAGGCTATTATCGCCTTTTTCTCTAAGGGTGCTGTAAGCTGTGTCATTCACGCTGTTGTATAGGGCTAAGTAGCACAACTTCATGTAGTCCGGAAGTGTTTCTACCGCATTCACATCCCACCTGTCAACGGCGTCGGTGAAGAGTTGCAGCTCGTCGAGAGTACCATAGACATCGTAGACATCGTCGATGATGGTGACGAGGCCGAACATTTTCGTGACGGCTTTGCGGCACTCGGTGAGTTGAGGGTGAGGGGCCATTCCAAGTGCCCAGAAGTAAACCTCCATGAGCCTGTCACGAACGAAATCCAGCTTGCTTGTCAGCCCAATCTCTCTCCACCACCTTGAAAGTTCTTGCAACTCTTTCTTCATCACCGATTGCACCATGTTGAAATCAAGCTTTGCCAGCTCCAGCAACGCGCCGTCGTGGGCTTCCTTCTGCTCGTACCTTTCGATGAACCACCGCGCCTCTAGCCTGTGCACTCTTCTGTGATAGGGAAGCTCCAATGCATGCCTCACTTTTTCTGCCACCACTTTGTTCTGAACTTGATTTGTTTGTAGCAAGTTCTTGAGATGTGTTGCTGAGAATGCTCTTGCCTCATCCAAAATGGTTTCACCCTCGAATCCAAGGTATGAAGCTTCGTATAGATTCAGCAACCCTAACACATCCCCACTAATCTCCTTCTTGAACTTTCCCTCCTCCTTAAAGCTCTCAAACACATCTGcacttatattaattaattattactttttaatttttaattaaagaaataattaaatgtgtaaaataaataaatatNNNNNNNNNNNNNNNNNNNNNNNNNNNNNNNNNNNNNNNNNNNNNNNNNNNNAAGGAGGTGTATACCAGGGGAGACGTGGAAGGCATGCTGTCTGAGGAAACGGAAGGAGAGAGCAGTGGCATGCAAGCCATATTTGTTTATAGTGTGATGATGTAACAATGGAACGATCCTGTTGTTAAGGGCACTCTTAATGTCGTCCTCAAATTTGTAGGTCAAACCCAAGCGCTCCACGTTGTCCATCAATTCCAGTAAGCTTAGGGGTTCAATCTCTACCTTCTTCATTAACCCACGCACCTCCTCTTCTAGCTTTCTTGCCCTCTCTTCCAATCTCTCTACCTGTGTATGTTTTAGAAACGGTAACgttagaaagagaaagaaaagatattttaaaaaacttGTATCATATTTTtgttcataaaaaataattttttaaaaatattttaatatttttgtttttttatatataattgtgTCCATCTTAAACTTTTTTATGGGTAAGTTTGTCTATTTACAATATAGACAAATGTGTGGTGGACCAAGTAACTAATATACGTGCGTAAGATGGGCAAAAAAGGAAATGCGTAAGATGGGCAAAAAAGGAAAgcattaattttaataataattaataaatattaagtaaaataaattttgattgttttttattaatttttattattactaAATTCTNNNNNNNNNNNNNNNNNNNNNNNNNNNNNNNNNNNNNNNNNNNNNTTTAGTATATGAATAGAATTATTATTTAACAAATATAACAAATTATGGTATACAAATAATTAGTTGTGTATTACTATATGAACGAAAATAACAATGAATATTCTAACACATTACTTAAACACTAATATAATTTACCTGAAGGTCATTTTCGACCGACTGTAGAAATTCAAAGTTCCAAAGGTTGGGTTGGTAATTGGCAGAACGTCTAGTATTGTTTTCAGTGAATTGAGCATCCTGGGTGGTGCTAACAGCACAAGTAGCAGTGAGTGGCAAAGGCTTATTATTTGGATTGCCAAGAAAGGTGCTTCTTTGAGGAAAGTTCCTAATTAAGGGAAGCCTATAGCTAGCACTGGCACTAGCTGTTAGTGTGGCCGAAGAGAATTGTTGTGTTCCAGCCATGATCCTATTCTTATTATatgataattaaaattgattaATATGTTATGGCACAATAATAATAACGTGGTATGTTACAAATTAATTACTACTCGCTCTAACACCTCTTGCTAGCTGCCTAAAAATGTGATTCCGTTACTCCCTTTTTATACTGAAACTGAGGACTGAGGAGAACACGGAGCTATCATATTGTTGAGGCCAGGTGGGACAATATATCACCATAAGTTTACATGAATGAATATCCCTTATTTACTAGTCAAAATCCTAACCCACCTCATGATCACACTCTGTGCCGTGGCCACAGAGTTTTTAATGGCCATagatcaaaattaaaaataaaata from Arachis ipaensis cultivar K30076 chromosome B09, Araip1.1, whole genome shotgun sequence includes these protein-coding regions:
- the LOC107619403 gene encoding isoprene synthase, chloroplastic, translating into MAGTQQFSSATLTASASASYRLPLIRNFPQRSTFLGNPNNKPLPLTATCAVSTTQDAQFTENNTRRSANYQPNLWNFEFLQSVENDLQVERLEERARKLEEEVRGLMKKVEIEPLSLLELMDNVERLGLTYKFEDDIKSALNNRIVPLLHHHTINKYGLHATALSFRFLRQHAFHVSPDVFESFKEEGKFKKEISGDVLGLLNLYEASYLGFEGETILDEARAFSATHLKNLLQTNQVQNKVVAEKVRHALELPYHRRVHRLEARWFIERYEQKEAHDGALLELAKLDFNMVQSVMKKELQELSRWWREIGLTSKLDFVRDRLMEVYFWALGMAPHPQLTECRKAVTKMFGLVTIIDDVYDVYGTLDELQLFTDAVDRWDVNAVETLPDYMKLCYLALYNSVNDTAYSTLREKGDNSLPHLAKSWSDLCKAFLQEAKWSNNKIIPPFDAYIRNASVSSSGGALLAPCYFSVTQDITSQAIDSITNYHGIVRSSCAIFRLCNDLATSAAELERGETTNSITSYMTENGTTEEEARESLGKLIDQEWKKMNRDVVLESAYPNAFKEIAINMARVSHCTYQYGDGLGRPDDTAENRIKLSLIDPIPIN